In the genome of ANME-2 cluster archaeon, one region contains:
- a CDS encoding bifunctional 5,6,7,8-tetrahydromethanopterin hydro-lyase/3-hexulose-6-phosphate synthase — MFLIGEALIGEEPELAHVDIIIGDKNGPAGQAFATGFTQLSAGHTPLLSVIRPNLLTKPATLIVPKVTVQNMDGAAKIFGPAQSAVARAVADAMDEGIIPKEQAEDIVIVASVFIHPQAEDYNKIYRYNYGATKLAVQRAMEGFPDVDTVMDEKDRTMHPIMGFNVTRLWDPPYLQVAIDIPDMDFVKKVLNQLPQSDHLIIEAGTPLIKRYGLDVVSNIREARPNAFIVADLKTLDTGNLEARMVADATADAIVISGLAPLSTIEKAIKEAKKTGIYACIDMLNVPDPVKVLKDLSVKPDIIELHRAIDAEDSAYAWGSIPDMKKVHPKLLVAVAGGIGKLEAGSAKVSDACDAGADIIVVGRSITKAKDVRLATEVFLEDMQKAEIDQYRVMTDF, encoded by the coding sequence TTGTTTTTAATCGGAGAAGCACTTATTGGCGAGGAACCAGAACTTGCACATGTTGATATTATCATTGGAGATAAAAACGGGCCTGCCGGGCAGGCTTTTGCTACTGGGTTCACCCAGTTGTCAGCAGGGCACACGCCCCTGCTTTCTGTGATACGACCAAACCTACTTACCAAACCGGCAACGCTTATCGTACCAAAGGTGACGGTACAAAATATGGATGGTGCGGCCAAGATATTCGGACCGGCCCAAAGTGCGGTTGCACGGGCAGTAGCCGATGCCATGGATGAGGGTATCATACCAAAGGAACAGGCTGAGGACATTGTAATTGTGGCCAGCGTATTCATCCACCCACAGGCCGAGGATTACAATAAGATATACAGGTACAACTATGGAGCTACCAAACTGGCAGTGCAGAGGGCCATGGAAGGCTTCCCTGATGTTGATACTGTGATGGATGAGAAGGATCGGACCATGCACCCCATAATGGGATTCAATGTGACAAGGTTATGGGATCCGCCGTACCTGCAGGTAGCTATCGACATCCCGGATATGGATTTCGTGAAGAAGGTCTTGAATCAGTTGCCACAGAGCGACCACCTGATAATCGAGGCCGGTACACCCCTTATCAAGCGCTACGGCCTGGATGTGGTGTCAAATATACGCGAGGCGCGGCCCAATGCGTTTATTGTGGCTGACCTGAAGACCCTGGATACCGGCAACCTGGAGGCCAGGATGGTGGCTGATGCTACTGCCGATGCTATTGTAATATCAGGACTGGCGCCGCTCTCTACTATTGAGAAGGCCATCAAGGAAGCAAAGAAGACTGGCATCTATGCATGTATTGACATGCTCAATGTGCCTGACCCGGTAAAGGTGCTCAAGGACCTGAGCGTGAAGCCGGATATTATTGAACTGCACAGGGCTATTGATGCAGAGGACAGCGCATACGCATGGGGCAGCATTCCTGATATGAAGAAGGTTCATCCCAAGTTGCTGGTGGCTGTAGCTGGCGGTATAGGTAAGCTGGAAGCGGGTTCTGCGAAAGTAAGCGATGCCTGTGATGCCGGAGCCGATATTATTGTGGTCGGCAGGTCCATTACCAAGGCCAAGGATGTCAGGTTGGCTACCGAGGTATTCCTGGAAGACATGCAAAAAGCTGAGATCGACCAGTACAGGGTCATGACTGATTTCTAA
- a CDS encoding MFS transporter codes for MSHTALDCSRLPRNRIMFILTMGLLIVFMSILSLIPMLPAVSCELDVSKPMMGMIMGSFMVFMAIPQIPIGVLSDRYGRRPFIIIGILVFSFGLLIFGTASSGLQLLVARSLSGLGVAMFFPAAYAIVGDIYPIRERGKGFGIVGLAVGLGTVSGYILGGVVGGLFGWRTVFLSMFWVSLVIAGVSLWLTETSSCSRDLGFGARKMMVSTLLMFKDRNILMAGIVSMLCGVSVIGASYVLPFFASGTVSPVQMGFIFIPYAITSSLGASVTGTLSDSIGRKPPLIAMIILGGGALLLMSHVTLSPLMIAINFAFVGLCLGPVVTLTIAIMADQVVKKDTRLLGTSLGAFNMIRWLGAAAGPMIAGLVMELEGARTSFLVLAALAGLATVIAFFLKETVE; via the coding sequence ATGTCCCATACAGCACTGGACTGCTCCAGACTCCCCCGTAACAGGATCATGTTTATCCTAACCATGGGCTTGTTAATTGTTTTCATGTCGATCCTGTCCCTTATCCCAATGCTTCCTGCAGTATCCTGTGAACTGGATGTAAGTAAACCCATGATGGGTATGATTATGGGCTCGTTCATGGTGTTCATGGCAATCCCCCAGATACCGATCGGCGTACTTTCTGACAGGTACGGTCGCCGTCCCTTTATCATCATCGGTATACTAGTATTCAGCTTCGGGCTACTAATTTTCGGAACTGCCAGTTCAGGATTACAATTATTGGTGGCCCGCTCCCTGTCGGGTCTGGGGGTGGCTATGTTCTTCCCGGCTGCATATGCCATTGTAGGAGATATATATCCAATCAGGGAAAGGGGAAAGGGGTTTGGTATAGTTGGTCTGGCAGTTGGTCTTGGAACTGTATCCGGCTACATATTAGGTGGTGTAGTGGGCGGATTATTCGGATGGAGGACCGTATTCCTGTCTATGTTCTGGGTGTCACTGGTAATTGCAGGGGTCAGCCTGTGGCTGACCGAGACCAGCTCCTGTAGCAGGGATCTGGGTTTCGGAGCCAGAAAAATGATGGTGTCCACCCTACTCATGTTTAAGGACAGGAACATTTTAATGGCAGGCATTGTGAGCATGCTGTGTGGTGTATCAGTTATTGGGGCATCCTACGTACTCCCTTTCTTTGCCAGCGGCACTGTTTCTCCCGTCCAGATGGGTTTTATTTTCATCCCTTACGCCATAACCAGCAGCCTGGGCGCATCCGTTACCGGTACACTGAGTGACAGCATTGGCCGGAAACCTCCCCTCATTGCTATGATCATCCTGGGAGGTGGCGCATTGCTGCTAATGTCACATGTGACCCTAAGCCCATTGATGATAGCCATAAATTTTGCTTTTGTGGGATTGTGCCTGGGTCCGGTGGTTACACTGACTATAGCTATTATGGCAGACCAGGTAGTGAAAAAGGACACCCGCCTTCTTGGCACATCACTGGGTGCATTTAACATGATCAGATGGCTGGGGGCAGCCGCCGGTCCTATGATTGCGGGCCTGGTCATGGAACTCGAAGGTGCCAGGACAAGTTTTTTGGTACTGGCAGCACTTGCGGGCCTGGCAACTGTTATTGCTTTTTTCCTGAAGGAAACCGTGGAATAG
- a CDS encoding ArsR family transcriptional regulator: MESTQLLDLLGNENRRNIIQLLASRPYYVSEIAERLGVGPKAILGHLEQLEQTGLIRAKTNKQRRKYYHITENLKLEVFVSPYSYTMETCTVLQQPQSEKPKSPHRGPTDDSKSIETLKKLNTELFELESRRRQLADQQHKIEGEMTDVMAECVKWIHEVVENYPEEEILMTVLKKPQDMRSLSMSMGLPEYFMEEPIRSLMDRGIINERQINNRQLLTLI; encoded by the coding sequence ATGGAGTCAACACAACTGCTGGATTTGCTTGGGAACGAGAACAGGAGGAATATAATCCAACTACTCGCCTCCAGGCCCTACTATGTAAGCGAGATCGCCGAGCGCCTTGGTGTAGGTCCCAAGGCAATACTGGGGCATCTGGAGCAGCTTGAGCAGACCGGACTGATCCGTGCAAAAACCAATAAACAGCGGCGCAAATACTACCACATAACAGAGAACCTGAAACTGGAAGTATTTGTGTCGCCGTACTCCTATACTATGGAAACATGCACGGTCCTGCAGCAGCCACAATCGGAAAAGCCGAAAAGTCCCCACCGGGGTCCCACGGATGATTCAAAATCCATTGAGACTTTGAAAAAACTGAACACGGAATTGTTCGAACTGGAATCCCGGAGGCGGCAGCTTGCAGACCAGCAGCACAAGATCGAAGGGGAAATGACTGATGTTATGGCAGAGTGTGTCAAATGGATCCATGAAGTGGTAGAGAACTACCCTGAAGAGGAGATATTGATGACAGTCCTGAAAAAACCGCAGGATATGCGCTCCCTTTCCATGAGCATGGGGCTGCCCGAATATTTCATGGAAGAACCTATCCGGTCACTGATGGACAGAGGAATAATAAACGAACGGCAAATAAACAACAGGCAGTTATTAACCCTTATCTAA
- a CDS encoding CDC48 family AAA ATPase, whose product MAKELTLRVAESHHRDVGRDIARIEREKMELLGLVSGDYIEIVGKDTTYAIVWPAYPEDRGNDLIRIDGNIRNNAGTSLDDKVKIKKAEAKEAKRVTLAPTQAIRLVGGAQYIHRLLEGRPINKGQQIRVETVSNPLNFVVLSTSPNGPVFVGKSTAINLKDEIVDESKLKGSPKTTYEDIGGLRREIELVREMIELPLRHPELFQKLGIDPPKGVLLHGPPGTGKTLIAKAVANETDANFVSISGPEIMSKYYGESEKHLRDMFDEAEKNAPTIIFIDEIDSIAPKRGEVTGEVERRVVAQLLSLMDGLKSRGEVIVIAATNRPNAIDEALRRGGRFDREIEIGIPDMNGRLEILQVHTRGMPLSPELNDEGNDAGKLKRIAERTHGFVGADMSSLCKEAAMHALRRFLPEINMDEEIPAEVIEKLEVTNKDFDEAFKNIEPSALREVFFEIPQVRWTDIGGLDAIKQELIEAVEWPLKYPEAFEAINTKPPKGILLFGPPGTGKTMLAKAVANESEANFISIKGPEMLSKYVGESEKAVRETFRKAKQASPAIIFFDEVDSIAPIRGTSSDSHVTERVISQILTEMDGMEELKDVLVIAATNRPDMVDSALLRPGRLDRLIYVTPPSADARKAIFEIHLDGKPLDDKVDLTELARMTDGYVGSDIEAICREASIMALREKITPGMDREDAKKIKNSIVITMDHFDSAMTRVKPTTSSGKLQDYEKLAIEFARYAIVGSKDETEEKYKIYA is encoded by the coding sequence ATGGCCAAGGAACTGACACTCAGGGTTGCGGAATCCCACCACCGTGATGTGGGACGCGACATCGCACGTATCGAGCGGGAAAAGATGGAATTGCTCGGACTGGTAAGCGGCGATTATATAGAGATTGTTGGTAAGGATACCACATATGCCATCGTATGGCCTGCTTATCCTGAAGATCGAGGAAATGACCTGATCAGGATCGATGGTAATATTCGTAATAATGCCGGGACAAGTCTGGATGACAAAGTAAAGATCAAGAAAGCAGAGGCTAAAGAAGCAAAGAGGGTTACACTTGCACCTACCCAGGCCATAAGGCTGGTAGGCGGTGCCCAGTATATTCACAGGCTACTTGAAGGCAGGCCTATAAATAAGGGACAGCAGATCAGGGTAGAAACTGTCAGCAACCCCCTGAACTTCGTGGTATTATCTACCAGCCCTAACGGCCCTGTATTTGTGGGAAAGAGCACAGCCATCAACCTCAAGGATGAGATTGTGGATGAAAGCAAGCTTAAAGGGTCGCCAAAGACAACTTATGAAGATATCGGGGGTTTAAGGCGCGAGATCGAACTTGTCAGGGAGATGATCGAACTCCCACTGCGCCATCCCGAACTTTTCCAGAAATTGGGAATTGACCCGCCTAAAGGCGTACTGCTACATGGTCCGCCTGGAACAGGCAAGACCCTGATAGCTAAGGCAGTGGCTAATGAGACAGATGCTAATTTCGTATCCATCAGCGGTCCCGAGATCATGTCCAAATACTACGGTGAAAGTGAGAAACATCTCAGGGATATGTTTGATGAGGCAGAAAAGAACGCACCTACAATCATATTCATTGATGAGATAGACAGTATCGCACCAAAACGTGGTGAGGTCACAGGTGAGGTCGAACGCCGGGTAGTGGCACAGTTGCTCAGCCTGATGGATGGGTTGAAGAGCAGGGGCGAGGTAATTGTAATTGCGGCTACAAACCGGCCAAATGCCATTGATGAGGCTCTGCGACGTGGTGGACGGTTCGACAGGGAGATCGAGATAGGTATCCCTGACATGAACGGCAGACTGGAGATATTACAGGTACACACCAGGGGCATGCCCCTATCCCCTGAACTTAATGATGAAGGTAACGATGCAGGCAAACTGAAAAGGATTGCGGAACGTACACATGGGTTTGTGGGTGCCGACATGTCATCACTTTGTAAAGAAGCGGCCATGCACGCACTGCGAAGGTTCCTTCCTGAGATCAATATGGATGAGGAGATCCCTGCCGAAGTCATAGAAAAATTGGAAGTTACTAACAAGGATTTCGATGAGGCGTTTAAGAATATCGAACCCTCTGCATTGAGGGAAGTGTTCTTTGAGATACCCCAGGTGCGGTGGACCGACATCGGTGGACTGGATGCCATCAAACAGGAATTGATAGAGGCAGTGGAATGGCCGCTTAAGTACCCTGAAGCTTTCGAGGCCATCAACACAAAACCACCCAAGGGTATACTTCTCTTCGGGCCTCCGGGTACAGGCAAGACCATGCTTGCCAAGGCAGTAGCAAACGAGAGCGAGGCTAACTTCATCAGCATCAAGGGACCTGAGATGTTGAGTAAGTACGTTGGTGAGAGTGAGAAAGCCGTACGTGAGACTTTCAGGAAGGCTAAACAGGCCAGTCCGGCGATTATATTCTTTGACGAAGTGGACAGCATTGCACCCATCAGGGGAACAAGTTCCGACAGCCATGTCACTGAACGGGTCATCAGCCAGATACTGACTGAAATGGACGGCATGGAAGAACTTAAGGATGTACTGGTAATAGCAGCTACCAACAGGCCTGACATGGTGGATTCGGCATTGCTCAGACCTGGAAGACTGGACCGGTTGATCTATGTAACGCCGCCTAGTGCTGATGCCAGGAAGGCTATCTTTGAGATACACCTGGATGGCAAACCGCTGGATGACAAAGTGGACCTGACCGAGCTGGCCAGGATGACAGACGGATATGTGGGTTCTGATATCGAGGCCATTTGCCGGGAAGCATCCATTATGGCACTCCGGGAGAAGATCACGCCCGGTATGGACAGGGAAGATGCTAAAAAGATCAAGAATTCCATTGTCATCACAATGGACCATTTCGATAGTGCCATGACACGGGTTAAGCCCACTACGTCCAGTGGTAAACTCCAGGATTATGAAAAGCTTGCCATTGAATTCGCCAGGTATGCTATTGTGGGTTCAAAGGATGAAACTGAGGAAAAATACAAGATATATGCATGA
- a CDS encoding Hsp20/alpha crystallin family protein, with translation MNRRRKDLFEDIFEDIDDIIRGMFESRIDTEEMGEPLVWGYSMTQRGNEPPEIREFGNVSLRDEMFSGLGLEHHGGVAHLEPGMRKPLVDIIEAEDSLHVVVEMPGITKEDVSLEISGTVLNIKAKNGDRKYSERVELPARVLADSAKATYKNGVLEVVFKYDRSDNKSIKVD, from the coding sequence TTGAATAGACGACGAAAGGATTTATTTGAGGATATTTTCGAAGATATTGATGACATAATCAGAGGTATGTTCGAATCCAGGATCGATACTGAAGAGATGGGTGAACCCCTTGTATGGGGCTATTCCATGACCCAGCGCGGGAACGAACCGCCTGAGATCAGGGAGTTCGGTAATGTAAGCCTGAGGGATGAAATGTTCTCCGGGCTTGGGTTGGAGCATCATGGTGGTGTTGCACATTTGGAACCAGGTATGCGCAAGCCTCTTGTTGATATCATAGAAGCTGAGGATAGCTTGCATGTGGTTGTGGAAATGCCTGGTATTACCAAGGAGGATGTCAGCCTTGAGATTTCCGGGACTGTGCTGAACATTAAGGCAAAGAATGGGGACCGGAAGTATTCCGAACGTGTGGAACTGCCTGCCAGGGTGCTGGCTGATTCGGCAAAGGCCACTTATAAGAATGGAGTGCTGGAAGTGGTGTTCAAGTACGACAGGTCTGATAATAAATCTATTAAGGTCGATTAG
- a CDS encoding transposase: MTYALYNLTLEFWSINERLLAEDYLKKWYFWATYSRLKPMIEVAKTIKSHWNGILNYFNSRINNGILEGTNSVIQLLKANSL, from the coding sequence ATGACCTATGCCCTTTACAATCTGACACTTGAATTCTGGAGTATCAATGAACGCCTTCTTGCTGAAGATTATCTTAAAAAATGGTATTTTTGGGCTACGTATAGCAGATTAAAACCGATGATTGAGGTTGCAAAGACCATTAAATCTCATTGGAATGGAATATTGAATTATTTCAATTCAAGAATTAATAATGGTATATTAGAGGGAACTAATAGCGTTATTCAACTCTTAAAAGCGAACTCACTGTAA